A genomic window from Thunnus thynnus chromosome 12, fThuThy2.1, whole genome shotgun sequence includes:
- the dusp12 gene encoding dual specificity protein phosphatase 12, with translation MLLVDPGLYIGTAADLNDSQALVNAAVTHILSVDSVDPAPLLPADCGFRRKWVNVLDEVTSDLLSHMDDCFLFIQEAVDAGRAALVHCQAGRSRSATIVTAYLMKRYKLNFTEAYNRLKSVKQDVQVNSGFEEQLCLYEAMQCEVDTSGPLYKQYRLTKLTEKYPELQHVPRELFATDPAHCSSSEVSYRCRKCRRTLFRGSSILSHPVGEGASAFGHKKSSNLTGEVQCTSYFIEPVQWMEQALLGVMDGQLLCPKCSSKLGSFNWYGDQCSCGRWVTPAFQLHRNRVDEIRQLNIQK, from the exons ATGCTCCTGGTGGACCCCGGTCTGTACATCGGAACTGCGGCTGACCTTAATGACAGCCAGGCATTGGTCAATGCAGCCGTCACTCACATCCTGTCTGTGGACTCGGTGGACCCCGCCCCTCTGCTTCCTGCTGATTGTGGCTTTCGCAGGAAGTGGGTCAATGTTTTGGATgaggtgacctctgacctcctgaGTCACATGGACGACTGCTTCCTGTTCATTCAGGAGGCAGTGGATGCAGGCCGGGCTGCACTTGTCCACTG tcaggcTGGTCGGAGTCGCAGTGCTACTATTGTAACTGCTTATCTGATGAAGAGATACAAGCTGAACTTCACTGAGGCTTACAACAGACTGAAGAGTGTCAAGCAGGATGtgca GGTCAACAGTGGATTTGAGGAGCAGTTGTGTCTGTATGAGGCCATGCAGTGTGAAGTGGACACCTCTGGTCCTCTGTACAAACAGTACAGACTGACCAAGCTCACTGAGAAATACcctg AGTTGCAGCACGTGCCCAGGGAGCTGTTCGCCACTGACCCCGCCCACTGCAGCTCCTCTGAAGTGTCCTATCGCTGCAGGAAGTGCAG ACGAACTCTGTTCCGTGGCTCCAGTATTCTCAGTCACCCAGTAGGAGAAGGAGCATCAGCCTTTGGTCACAAGAAGTCCAGTAACCTCACTG GAGAAGTCCAGTGTACGTCATACTTCATAGAACCAGTGCAGTGGATGGAACAAGCTTTACTTGGAGTGATGGACggacag ctgCTGTGTCCCAAGTGTAGCTCTAAGCTGGGCTCATTCAACTGGTATGGGGATCAGTGTTCATGCGGTCGATGGGTCACTCCGGCCTTCCAGCTGCACAGAAACAGAGTGGACGAGATCCGGCAACTGAACATAcagaaataa